The DNA window caaccaGTATTTCTTGAGCATCTGTTATGTGCTAGATACAATTCTAGGTACTGGAGAGTCAGCTAGGAATAATATAGAGGAAACCTCTGAATTCTCGGACCTGCCAAACAAACAGCTAAGCACATAAAGCACTGGATAGAATAGGAGTTAAATGACACAATCGAGCCAGCCAGGGAGGATCTGGGGAAACTGCATTTGAGGCCAAGGGAGCAACCAGGGAAGAAGCCCCAAGGTGGGGGTAAGCatgggaggtggaggaggagcagCCTTTTGAGGGCGCAGCAGTAAGAGATGATGTCAGAGAGGTGGCTTCACGAGCCAAAATCCTTCTTTCTCCAGAGCACAGTAAAATCTCTCTGCTCTGAGCTCCTAATGGTACTAATCATGTAGTGTTTCATGCCTAGGACAGTGGTCCCAGCTTTTCTGATCATACACtcctaacagaaaaaaaacacactagTATATActcacatataaataaatgtttttatattttatatggtaTAAATATATCCCaagatagaaatttaaaaaatgagattaattAAATATCGGCAGAATTTCTAATCTTTTCACATACTTTAATGGACTGTCTTTGTGCTGTTTGAGGAATATAACCCTGGTTTACGACTCTGGGTTAGTTTTTTCATGCGTGTTGGGTGTTATCTCCACAACTGGATTGTGAATTCCATTAGGCTAAAGGCTGTCTTACTCCTGATGTTGTCTGGCACAGGGCTGAACAGATGGAAACAGTAATTACTGGTGGACACATAGACAAGGAAGCACCCGTGCAGAGGGTCTTCGCTGGGAGGCAGGGATGGGTCCCATGACTTTGCTGTTGCCTGGAGAAAAGATTCCTTGTCCCAGTCAGGGTTCAACCAGGGAAATGGGAACCACTGTGTGGACTATGGAGGAAGGAATTTATTATAAGAATGAGGACTTATACAATAGGGAAAGGAGCTAAGAATGTAAGGGTTCAGAAGGGGTTGCTGAAGCATCAAGGAATAGTCACTAAGCAGCCCTGGGTTGGGTGAACGAGGAAGGGCTTGCAGGGGAATCTGGGAGACATGTATTTCCAGCAGCTAAAATAAGACTGGGTGGGGAGGTGTTGGTCAGTAGAGCTGGCAGTCGGGAGGGAGGAGTAGATACACAATGAAAAAGTTCAAGAACAAACTGGAATGCACGTGcacctctgtgtctgtctttcaTGGCCTCTAACCTGCAATGATGTTCAGAGCACGGTGGGTTCACTTCTGCTTCCCAAAGCTCATATAACTTCCCTTTGCCCACCTCAGATCCAGAATGACACAGGGAAAGGCATTCTAAAAAACACAGCTTCTGATCCAAATTTACCATAGAACAGTGCAGCACATCCCTCGGATTGATTCCCTTTGTTCTGCTTctagactcatcaaaaaaaaaaaaaaaaatcatgataacTGATTTGTCTTCTCAAAGACCTCAGCACCAGGAAAGGAAGGCCCTGGATGGTGAATGCAAATATTCCAGTCACTGGAAAAATAGAGTATCCCCTAAAaattaacactttaaaaatgtgtctGTAATTACAAAACTGAACCTCAAACTATAATGAAATCACCAAATTTACTACCCAGTAAGGCCCTGAGcagcaaaagggaaaaggaactcTTTTGAATTTAGTCTTCTCTCCCTATTCCTGCTCCCTTTATGGAAGAgcaggaaaataaagcaaaaatgggtggagagaaaggagggatgaAAGGGGGGGGGCTAGTCTACATCCTGAACAATTGCCACAGGTCATTTACCCAAACAAGCATCTATATACTGCATTTAATTGTATGCCAAGCACAGATCTAAGTGCTTACAAAGAGTAACTATCCAATCCTCATACCACATCTGTAAGATTGGTACTATTATTCAACCTCTTTTTAACAGATTAACTTAAGAGGCATGGAGAAGTTAAGTGAGTTGCCTAAGGTTGCACAGCTGGGATTCGCATCATGACTAACTATAGCTTTATGCTTAAAAGATTCCAAAGATGATTCATTAAGttcattttcattatcatttgtgAAAACTACTCACAACATGCAGCATTAACTGTCATTTAAAGAGTGACTTCCTTAGGGACCAAGCAGGGTTCTTTACAACTACAGTCTCATTTAATGCTCTCTACtgccctgtgaggtaggtgttATGATTCCACTTTGCAGAGGGAAACCTAGAAGTGATTTGTGCAAGAGCACACAGCTAGTTGACAGGAGATACAGGACTCAAAACGGACTCCAAAGATGGTGCTTCACCTAGACGCTAAGAAGGGGCTAAGatccactatggaaaagagtGTATGCAGAGTCCAAACCATGCAAGTCAGTCTGGCTCATGGCGACGAGAAATTAAATCAGACTGTCAAGCCAGAATTTTCAAGCAGTGTGTGAAGTAATGGGGGTTGGAGAATCACCTGGGGCACTGTGGTGAGCCCATACTTTCTGGAGATAAGTGATCACTTCTGGGGCCTGGGACAGGAACCCCTGCATCCTTGTCATCTTTCCTTTAAATAATATTGCTCCTATTTTTCTACAGGTGTAAACCccttctacttcttcctctcccccatctcCATCTGCCAGTTTTGATTTCTGGCCAACTCTGAGATATACAGTAACTGCCAGTTCAGCTGGTAGGATCATACCCTCGGTACAGAAACATTGTGGGAGTTTCTACCATGCATGTCCTTCGGGCTCAAATGGCTGTATTTTTTGGTAAGAAAGAATTAATTTTGCATTCAAAATGTGGAACTAATGTGTGTGTTCTCTACAAGGTGAGGGAATGCAGATCACTCATACGGGTTATTCACTACGAATGCACTCATTCTAGAGCATCTATCTCTCATTTACCTACTTTATTTTTCCAGCCATTCAGTTTGTGTCATGTATTACCTTCCATTGTCTAAGGACCGTGCTAGACGTCAGCGTTATATAATAAATAACACGTCCTTTAAGcacaaaatttctaattttattcctgAAATCTTTACTAGTGACTCGTCTGACTTTGGGAAGTCACTGGTGGATCTCAGTTGCCCCACTGTAAACTGAGTGGCTTGTATTAAGTGATCTTATAATTTGAAAACCTCCAATATCAAAGGACACAGAGATATTAATACAGTCATTAAGTTGCTCAATATCTCTGAGCGTAGTGTTTAGTTTCTATATCTCACCttctcctctataaaataaatgggaGGTACTAGAGCAGGTGTGGAAAAATGTATTCCAAGGAAATTTGTGAATAGGCTTTTCTAGGAAAAAAGGGTTCTGTGTTCAAAAAGGTCTAGGAAATGCTAGAGTCAGTAGGTTTCTTTACCTCAGGACTTCTTAGAAACTTTACTATACCAATTCTGCTTCATGCCTCTCCAAGCAGGAGACAGCAGATATGTTTCCTAAACTTACTTGACAATGAAATCCTTTTCCCCAATAGCCTCTTTGTAGTACTAATAAATTATCCTTCAGAATACATTTGGGAACTGTCTTACTGTACACACTGTATACTCCTAAGTCCCTTTATTGTAGCAATATTCTCTATCCTGGATCAATTTCATGTCATAGATATCTGCTAGTTTACGTTCTTATGTGCTGTGTGcatattgttatttttcctttttctcttcaagtTGTGCTTTTGCTTCTCTTGGTGCACAAGCTATAATCTCTCCAAACTGAATATATGGCCTGCAAAATCATGCATCTTATTAGCACTTTGAAAAATAGCTTACAGAACAAGCGCACAGTATGTTTTGTGGGGGAACATTCCAGAGAGTACCACAGAGGAGGCTCCTTGGGCGAAAGGGATGAGATAAGCGAATACGAGAAATAATAGGATTAATAGGGAAGATTtccataaaaattcaaaaaatatatttgacattttgatGATGAAATAATGTAGTCTTTCCTGTCACAGGACTACCATTCCTGACCAAGACTATTAGGACTCAGAGTAACAGAGCTGAGTGGCTCCTTGCAAAAGTCTGTGTTCAACATCTGTCACGCTGGAGATCATTAATGTTCAATTGTATTCTATTGTCTTCATGTTACTCAACTTCATTTCACTGTCATTGCTTCAGCTGGGGATTAATCAACTATTTATGGGAAGATTGGACTTGGGAGTCAGGGCATTCACAATGGGGTTTCAGTCTGAGGCAATGGTGAGAGAAGAAAGTTACAGTAAAAAGATTCCTGCTTTGTGAGAGTTTGTTGAAAattgaattaaacaaaaatatctgAGAATAATGCTGTCATAATCCATATTTCAAAAGGAGAAAGGACATACTTGGTGTTCCTGAAGAATCCAGAAATGATCCTGGCTTGCATCTATTTGGAGCTGGTTTCTTTGCCACTTTACTCTTCCTTAAGAGCTAGAAAAAAGCTGTGATGAGAGAATCAAGTTACTGGGTTCTCTGTATAAATCAGATGATTATCAATGGTGGAAATCATGCTTCGTTATTGTTCCTGAGGACGGCTGATACAACTGAAACATCCATGGAGTATTGAATATTTACAGTTATTTACGAGATGGGGAAAAATCTTCCattaggaattattttttaaaatctcacaaGTTACTTAGATGTTTCCATTTTGCACATATATGTGGATTATTAGTTTTATTAGATTTAAAtgtcaaattaaataattacCATCTCCATATATGTCCCCAAAACATTTATGAACTTCTTTCAGGGAAATGGAGTATAAATTCTGAGTTAATTTGCCTAAGTATCCAAACTCATGCAATCTAACtatataattagaatattttgatATGCCATTAATATCTTTTGATATGTTACAATAAATTATTCTGCAGAAAACAGTCAAATTATTTGGACAGTAAAATTCCAGGTCTGCAATATTAGGATCTACTAATTTGTCCCAACTTACTTAATagcttaaataaaaatgtcagtatATTAGATCGGCATTAACCAAAATTGTCATACATCTTGACAAAGCtaaatcttcttaaatttttaatatatctctCAATTCCAAGACCAACATGTTCatacaaataatttctaataattgtaaaACCTCCGTTAAGTTTTTATGTGTAAGCTTCTCGCTGATATGGGAAAAAATCGACCAagctctttccccacccccaccctgttaTTCTTTTGGGGACAGCCAGGCCACTCCAGATGGTGTGTTACTGTTGGACATAGCTTTGGAGAAACTTCAACAGACGAAGGCTGTAATGTCAGGATTTTGCCTTGCGtcgttcccctcccccccccctgcAGTTCCCAGGGTAGGAAGGTGCTGAGATGGAAGCCGAGGGACGCCCGCCCACCTGCCACCACCTGTTCCCTCCCTCAGCCGTCTGCTATAAATTCTCCTCCTTCAAAGATTTATCCAGCACTGTCCGACAGCTACTGCAGAAAAAGCGCTCCTTCTCTGAGCATCTGGAAAGATTTCGTCTTCCGGAAAAAGAAGTCTCAGGCTTTCCCAGAGGACTTGAAAGACCTTCCCCAAACCAGCCACACCAAATTCCGCAGCAAGAAggttcccttctcttttccaatCTCACGTTGGGAAAATGACTTTCTCTTCAGCACCTCAGTTTCCCCTAAATTTGAGCAAGTGAAGAGACATCAATCTGGTTATCCAGTAGGACGGAAGGCGGGGTCCCGTACTCCCCACTGTAAACTCTGATTCCACGCGAGTTGCTTTGTGTATGACTTACTCGCTCAGAAGAGCCACGTTGGGGAGCGGCTCGATAGACCGGCTCGCGCGCAGGTCCTAAGCGGACGAGCGAGCTCAGCGCCTCCCTCCTTCCGGCCGGGGATGAAGTCCTGCAAGCCCAGCAACCCGGCGGCGGCACCGCGCGCCGCGCCCCCGTGCGCAGGCGGTGCCGAGTGCGCGGGTGCGTGCGCCGGGGCTGGGCGGCTGGAGAGCGCGGCGCGCAGGCGCCTAGCGGCCAACGCGCGCGAGCGCCGTCGCATGCAAGGGCTCAACACGGCGTTCGACCGCCTGCGCAGGGTAGTGCCCCAGTGGGGCCAGGATAAAAAGCTGTCCAAGTATGAGACCTTGCAGATGGCACTGAGCTACATCATGGCGCTGACCCGTATCCTGGCCGAGGCCGAGCGATTCGGCTCGGAGCGGGACTGGGTCAGTCTCCACTGTGAGCACTTTGGCCGCGATCACTACCTTCCGTTTGCGGGCGCGAAGCTGCCGGGTGAGAGCGAGCCCTACGGCCAGAGGCTCTTCGGCTTCCAGCCAGAGCCCTTCCAGATGGCCAGTTAGGGCACGCGGCCCTGCCTGGCGGAGATGCTCAGTGATCGAGTTCCGGGGCCCTAGCCCTTTCCCCAGTAGGTGGCCTAGGATGCATTCTTAGGATAAAATAGTAAACTTTCAGGTTGCTTTTATTCGCATCATCGGTCTTATGGACATGATTTTAttgcctttctcttcctccttatcAGTATTTTGTAGATTACATTAATGGATCTGGTTGCTGTGAAAATAATGCCCGCTTTCCTCTTTTTTGGACGACTTTGAGgaaaagcaatcttaaaaaaaaaaaataggattagGCTCTACTGCAGTTTTAGTCCTCGGAGAAATAATTACTTTCTTAAACTTTGTTAAGTTTGACCTGTTCGGGTGAAGTTACAGTATCCATTACTTGTGTATGCTTAAAACAGCTACCTACCTGTCATGTAAATGCATTTATGCTTAGTgcattgtgtgtgtatgcatgaaGTAgtcgtacttttttttttttttgctagactACATGGGCGTGAgtgctctgtatttttaaatgtacgcattattaaaatatagattttgtaatatataaataaaaatgtgggttTGTTTTTCATGCCAAGTGCCCTGCTAGTTTCCTGACGGCAACAAAGGCCTATGTGGAGGTGATGACATTGAGTGCTTCCCTGAGTGAAGATGTGGAATGTTTAAATCTAATTGCACCGGTTGGCAAATGTGCCCTTTTGtaatactttgttttaaaaaaaagaagacaagctGATGAGAATACAAATAATTAATTTGAAAGCTTTCTCTGTGAACTTggaaatatagatatatttttcatgttttttttaaaggttaaattaGTTGAAATAACATTTAGCTTTTAAGTAACTAGATATACAATTTCTCGATATCTTATTTAAGCCAGTTACTACTAATTCCTTACAAgtacccaaatatatatatatatatatatttgttcctatataggaatatatatatgttagtattatatatataaatataactagcactgagaaatttaaaaatgttgcttttgTAAGTGATTTCCTTTTAATCAGTACAAGCGAGCAAAAAGGGCATCACTGCCATCAAGGCTAATCAAGTTTAGAGCAAAATAATATGCACGGTATTGGTTtgaattacttttataaatttgcTTAACCATTGGATGAGTAAACCAAACCCTTAATGTAAAGAGTGACTTGGTGGTCAACAGCATTGCATGCAGTATtagaagtaataataattataaataataactaGAAAAAGCGGGACTCTAACTTATGTGTGCATTTGGCATTTTTCACAAGTCAACAGAAACAACAGTGACATCCCCCGAACTTTTATGGATTCCAACACCTAACATGAGATGCAGCCACCTATTTGCAATTTATATTTAACTCTATAGAAAGTCTTCATAGAATTTTTACTTAGTTATCCCTAATTATCAAAATCCATTTGGTTTGTAAGGAATCAAACTGTCTTCCCCAGGGCATAAACTTCAACTTACAAAATCCCAAGTGTATCTCTAAAAAGCTTTGAGAAACCAGTGCTGAATTTCCCTTTCCTTCGGATATCCATTAAGAAGAACCTGAGGCAGCCTCAGGACTTTGCTTCCTCACTGCAAATTCGAGGGTAAAATGTTTAGGCTCTTAGAAGACACTATAGTCTACACTACACAGCTCTAGAAGAGACAATGTCAGGTCCTTTTTCTGACCACACTCCACACTGCAGCGTGTACTTTAACGGCAAGGCTCTGGGCATCTGCCTTTCTTACTATTTGGGTACAATAGTTTAGACTCAGAAAGCTTCATTAATAACCCCAGTAAGTTTGTAGAGTTTGAGAATGAATCAAATCAGtactaaaaaatgtattaattaggAAAGGTCTCTAAATGTATTAAGATGGAGTCCTTTTTCCAGTAGCGTTCATATCCCACTCTCTAGACTGTAAATACCTTGTAAAAGAGAactgtgcttttcattttatctctATGGCTTTTAgtagagagggaaagacagaataagctctcaataaatatttcttttttgattattaACAGTAGTTTCTTAATGAAATTGAACGATTTATTAAAAAGTTAGGGTCCTAATCCTGTTTCTCTTCTGCATCCCCATTCTCCAAAAAGAATGGGAATCTCTCCATTAAATATTTTGCCTATAACTGCCTGTTCTGGTTTTTGAAATCTCTGGAAGCAATTTAGCTCTTACCAAATCCCTAGCTATCCACCCCACTTGATGTACTATCTTTTCCTGGAAGACATCTGAGGGAAAAGTAAATGGGTCTCAGTGATCAAATCCAGTCTTTGATAAAACTCCAGAAACTGTACATTGGGAAATCCATTATGATTTATGCATTAGGAGCTTGGATAGCACAAGTGTAAAATCTTTTTGAAGTTAAGATTCATTATTATACATAATAGATTGTAGATTACCAAAACACTAAAGAGTTGCTACAGTATTCTATACTGTCTACATTTGAAAAATCTGTGTTCTTTCTAGTTTGACAACAGGGCATATTGAAAttcaaaaacattcttttacctgagctccctttttaaaaaaatccaacaaatatTATCAAGCACCTACCCATACCCAGACTTACTCAACACCACCCTTGCCCTTGGATATGCAGCCAAGAAGAACACACACGTACTAATCAATAAGCAGTCCTAAACAGAATATAGCTGAATGCTTCAACAGTGTAGTACCAGTAGCATTATGCCATAAGAACTCTTAAGAGGgaacattaaataataaaagaagactCCCCTGGGCAGGTTTTCAGTTTGACTAGTTATTATATCTGGGCTCTTCCTATGTGCTAGCTGGAGGCTGGATCCCCAAACCCCAGGGTCAGAAGTCTTGAAGAATCATATACAAATGAATAGGGCTATCAAGATGGGAAAGACCATccaagccagtggttctcaaccctgtcTGCTCATTAGAATCACATCTAGGAgtcttgaaaaaaatatcaagtcTGGGTCCCCCGCTCGCTCAAGAATTGTTTTAACTGCTCCAAGGCGAGGCTTGGgcatagtttaaaattttccccaggtgattctaacggGCTGTAAATGTTAAGAACCACTTAAAAGAACAACGTGTACTATGACACCATTAACCTCATTACCAAAAACTGATGATACTGACTTCAAACTTTTGGTATTTGCAGATGTTAAGAGGATCGGGCTATCTTTCTAAACATCCAATACAGCCCGTTTCTTAGTTAATGAGGTGGCCTTTATACTAAGGAAGATCTAAAATTTCTGTTAGCTATGAACCAGATAGAATGCATTTGGGCTGTGGTTAATAGAACTGTGGAACTCAACAGTAAGTCTCAGT is part of the Ursus arctos isolate Adak ecotype North America unplaced genomic scaffold, UrsArc2.0 scaffold_7, whole genome shotgun sequence genome and encodes:
- the ATOH7 gene encoding transcription factor ATOH7, whose protein sequence is MKSCKPSNPAAAPRAAPPCAGGAECAGACAGAGRLESAARRRLAANARERRRMQGLNTAFDRLRRVVPQWGQDKKLSKYETLQMALSYIMALTRILAEAERFGSERDWVSLHCEHFGRDHYLPFAGAKLPGESEPYGQRLFGFQPEPFQMAS